A region of Lagenorhynchus albirostris chromosome 20, mLagAlb1.1, whole genome shotgun sequence DNA encodes the following proteins:
- the RPL27 gene encoding large ribosomal subunit protein eL27: MGKFMKPGKVVLVLAGRYSGRKAVIVKNIDDGTSDRPYSHALVAGIDRYPRKVTAAMGKKKIAKRSKIKSFVKVYNYNHLMPTRYSVDIPLDKTVVNKDVFRDPALKRKARREAKVKFEERYKTGKNKWFFQKLRF; encoded by the exons ATGGGCAAGTTCATGAAACCCGGGAAGGTGGTGCTGGTCCTGGCCGGTCGCTACTCCGGACGCAAAGCGGTCATCGTAAAG AACATTGATGACGGCACCTCAGACCGACCCTACAGCCATGCTCTGGTGGCTGGAATTGATCGCTATCCCCGCAAAGTGACAGCTGCCATGGGCAAGAAGAAAATTGCCAAGAGGTCAAAGATCAAGTCTTTCGTGAAAGTTTATAATTATAATCACCTCATGCCTACAAG GTACTCTGTGGATATCCCCTTGGACAAAACTGTTGTCAACAAGGATGTCTTCAGAGACCCTGCTCTCAAACGCAAGGCCCGACGAGAGGCCAAGGTCAAGTTTGAGGAGAG aTACAAGACCGGCAAGAACAAATGGTTCTTTCAGAAGCTGCGGTTTTAG